One window of the Allosaccharopolyspora coralli genome contains the following:
- a CDS encoding ParA family protein has product MEEAERATRVLHPENQLPRPTRRRIITVANQKGGVGKTTSTVNLAAGLALQGLTVLVIDLDPQGNASTALGVDHRSHVPSVYEVLLGEITVADAAAPSSQASNLYCVPATIDLAGSEIELVSMVAREGRLKEALNSEAVERLAPDYIFVDCPPSLGLLTVNAMVAAHEVLIPIQCEYYALEGLGQLLNNIELVQAHLNPALWVSTILLTMYDGRTKLADQVTSEVRGHFGDLALRTVIPRSVKISEAPGFGQTVLTYDPGSRGSMSYLDAAKEIAERGAERKSA; this is encoded by the coding sequence ATGGAGGAAGCGGAACGGGCCACCCGCGTGCTGCACCCCGAGAATCAACTTCCCCGCCCCACCCGGCGGCGCATCATCACCGTCGCCAACCAGAAAGGCGGTGTCGGCAAGACCACGAGCACGGTGAACCTCGCCGCGGGCCTCGCGCTCCAAGGTCTCACGGTTCTCGTGATCGACCTCGACCCGCAGGGGAACGCGAGCACCGCGCTCGGTGTGGACCACCGATCCCACGTGCCGTCCGTGTACGAGGTCCTGCTCGGTGAGATCACTGTCGCCGATGCCGCCGCGCCGAGTAGTCAGGCGAGCAATCTCTACTGTGTGCCGGCGACGATCGACCTCGCAGGCTCGGAGATCGAGCTCGTCAGCATGGTCGCCCGCGAGGGGCGCCTCAAGGAGGCGCTCAATTCGGAAGCGGTCGAGAGGTTGGCCCCGGACTACATCTTCGTGGACTGCCCGCCCTCGCTCGGGCTGCTCACAGTGAACGCGATGGTCGCCGCACACGAGGTGCTGATCCCGATCCAGTGCGAGTACTACGCGCTGGAAGGGCTGGGCCAGCTGCTCAACAACATCGAGCTCGTGCAGGCACACCTCAACCCCGCGCTGTGGGTGTCCACGATCCTGCTCACGATGTACGACGGGCGGACCAAGCTCGCGGATCAGGTGACGAGTGAGGTTCGCGGACACTTCGGTGACCTGGCGCTGCGGACGGTGATTCCCCGGAGTGTGAAGATCTCGGAGGCGCCGGGATTCGGCCAGACGGTGTTGACCTACGACCCGGGGTCGCGGGGTTCGATGAGTTACCTGGATGCGGCGAAAGAGATCGCCGAACGCGGCGCGGAGAGGAAGTCGGCATGA
- the rsmG gene encoding 16S rRNA (guanine(527)-N(7))-methyltransferase RsmG, with translation MERTPELAAEVFGDRVALAECFTELLTEEGLRRGLIGPREIGRLWERHVLNSAIFAELLTPNCRVVDVGSGAGLPGIPLAIARPDVHLTLLEPMARRVTWLEEVITELALTVDVVRGRAEEGPVRDRLANHDVVTARAVAPMERLARWCLPLLRPGGTLLALKGSSAADELERDAESIRAAGGDHTEIVVCGEGKLEVPTTVVVVERTAQVRAATGRRRAGARRTRKDRGR, from the coding sequence GTGGAGCGAACCCCAGAACTGGCGGCGGAGGTCTTCGGGGACCGGGTGGCGCTCGCCGAGTGCTTCACCGAGCTGCTGACCGAGGAGGGACTGCGGCGCGGACTCATCGGTCCCCGTGAGATCGGGCGGTTGTGGGAACGCCATGTGTTGAACTCCGCCATCTTTGCGGAGTTGCTGACACCGAATTGCCGCGTGGTGGACGTAGGCTCTGGGGCGGGCTTGCCGGGCATCCCGTTGGCCATCGCTCGCCCCGATGTACACCTCACCCTGCTCGAGCCGATGGCGCGACGGGTGACGTGGTTGGAAGAAGTCATCACCGAACTCGCGCTCACAGTGGACGTGGTGCGCGGACGTGCCGAGGAGGGCCCGGTGCGCGACCGGTTGGCGAACCACGACGTGGTGACGGCTCGTGCCGTTGCGCCGATGGAGCGGCTCGCGCGTTGGTGCCTGCCCCTGCTGCGTCCGGGTGGCACGTTGCTCGCGTTGAAGGGCTCCAGCGCGGCCGACGAGCTCGAACGGGATGCCGAGTCGATTCGTGCCGCCGGGGGCGATCACACGGAGATCGTCGTCTGCGGCGAAGGAAAACTTGAGGTACCGACGACCGTCGTGGTGGTGGAGCGGACAGCGCAGGTCCGTGCCGCCACCGGTCGGCGTCGCGCAGGTGCGCGTCGAACCAGGAAGGATCGCGGACGGTGA
- a CDS encoding Jag family protein: MSETVQDPAQDTEVDATTEDQADEQSQSKTETLLVQEGDVAGDYLERLLDLLDYDGDIDLDVEAGRAVVSIDGGSDLENLVGSRGQVLEALQELTRLAVQQDTGVRSRLMLDVGGWRAGRRKELSDLGTSTAKEVLDNGEKTRLRPMTPFERKIVHDAVASVDGVQSESEGEEPNRKVVVFKAS; the protein is encoded by the coding sequence GTGTCTGAAACCGTGCAGGACCCGGCCCAGGACACCGAGGTCGACGCGACGACCGAGGACCAGGCGGACGAGCAGTCGCAAAGCAAGACCGAGACCTTGCTGGTACAGGAAGGCGACGTCGCGGGCGACTACCTCGAGCGTCTGCTGGACCTGCTCGACTACGACGGAGACATCGATCTCGACGTGGAGGCCGGCCGTGCCGTGGTGAGCATCGACGGCGGTAGCGACCTGGAGAACCTGGTCGGCTCGCGCGGTCAGGTCCTGGAGGCGTTGCAGGAGCTGACCCGACTGGCCGTCCAGCAGGACACCGGCGTGCGCAGCAGGCTCATGTTGGACGTCGGCGGCTGGCGCGCCGGGCGGCGTAAGGAGCTCAGTGATCTGGGTACGTCCACCGCCAAGGAAGTCCTGGACAACGGCGAGAAGACGCGACTGCGTCCGATGACGCCGTTCGAGCGCAAGATCGTGCACGACGCTGTGGCGTCGGTCGACGGCGTCCAGAGCGAGAGCGAGGGCGAAGAACCCAACCGGAAGGTCGTCGTCTTCAAGGCGAGCTGA
- the yidC gene encoding membrane protein insertase YidC, whose amino-acid sequence MLDFINYPVSAILWVWHQVFGFVLDPTSGIAWALSVVFLVITLRALLFKPFVHQVRSMKKMQEFAPQIQELKDKHGDDQQKFAQEMQKLQAEQGFNPLSGCLPILVQIPVFIGLFQVLNGFRPGAEQNFVFDAAGVSSFVEADLFGATLSTAMSRPAEVLASFGTDRPSMFAVGVPLMIAAAIATHFTARHSIQRQTASASTPQAAMMNKLMLWAFPAFALVGGPFLPLAILIYWLANNLWTLGQQRIVYNKIDREEAAAKAAEPQAPAALDSAASGSHAAPEIEVATAPATEAVASTSGREAATEQPGQVPGITEDRSRDTDDPGTAR is encoded by the coding sequence GTGCTCGACTTCATCAACTACCCGGTGTCGGCGATCCTCTGGGTCTGGCACCAGGTGTTCGGGTTCGTGCTGGATCCGACCAGCGGCATCGCGTGGGCGCTGTCGGTGGTCTTCCTCGTGATCACGTTGCGAGCGCTGCTGTTCAAGCCGTTCGTGCACCAGGTCCGGTCCATGAAGAAGATGCAGGAGTTCGCTCCGCAGATTCAGGAACTGAAGGACAAGCACGGCGACGACCAGCAGAAGTTTGCCCAGGAAATGCAGAAGCTGCAGGCGGAACAGGGTTTCAACCCGCTCAGCGGCTGCCTGCCGATCCTCGTGCAGATCCCGGTGTTCATCGGTCTGTTCCAGGTGCTCAACGGGTTCCGTCCAGGTGCGGAGCAGAACTTCGTCTTCGATGCCGCCGGTGTGTCGTCCTTCGTGGAGGCCGACCTGTTCGGTGCGACGTTGTCGACGGCGATGAGCCGCCCGGCCGAGGTGCTCGCCTCCTTCGGCACCGACCGCCCGTCGATGTTCGCGGTCGGTGTGCCGCTCATGATCGCGGCCGCGATCGCCACGCACTTCACGGCGCGCCACTCGATCCAGCGACAGACGGCGTCGGCGAGCACGCCGCAGGCGGCGATGATGAACAAGCTGATGCTGTGGGCCTTCCCCGCGTTCGCCCTCGTCGGTGGGCCGTTCCTGCCGTTGGCGATCCTCATCTACTGGCTGGCGAACAACCTGTGGACGCTCGGTCAGCAGCGCATCGTCTACAACAAGATCGACCGCGAGGAGGCCGCGGCGAAGGCAGCCGAACCGCAGGCCCCCGCCGCCCTGGACAGCGCCGCCTCCGGGTCGCATGCTGCACCGGAGATCGAGGTCGCGACTGCCCCGGCGACCGAAGCGGTCGCATCGACGAGCGGTCGCGAGGCCGCCACCGAACAGCCCGGCCAGGTGCCCGGGATCACCGAAGACCGTTCCCGCGACACCGACGATCCGGGAACTGCCCGGTGA
- the yidD gene encoding membrane protein insertion efficiency factor YidD: MTQDAPDDVTRDAREDPPPRPGPLAWVLLVPVHAYRWVLSPILPPSCRFYPSCSEYAVEALTVHGAFRGSWLTLRRLGKCGPWHPGGLDPVPPRRHRSSTVDRVHPRDGEE; the protein is encoded by the coding sequence ATGACGCAGGACGCACCCGACGACGTGACCCGTGACGCGCGCGAGGACCCACCTCCGCGACCGGGTCCGCTCGCCTGGGTGCTGCTTGTCCCAGTGCACGCGTACCGGTGGGTGCTGTCCCCGATTCTTCCGCCGAGCTGCCGGTTCTACCCGAGTTGCAGCGAGTACGCCGTCGAGGCGTTGACCGTGCACGGCGCGTTCCGGGGCTCGTGGCTGACCCTGCGGCGGCTCGGCAAGTGTGGTCCCTGGCACCCTGGTGGCCTGGACCCGGTCCCGCCCCGGCGCCATCGATCTTCAACGGTCGACCGAGTCCACCCCCGTGACGGCGAGGAGTAA
- the rnpA gene encoding ribonuclease P protein component, which yields MLSAANRLTRSADFGLTVRRGRRAGRSRLVVHLLRPQAPECSAPAAHDGWPTRGGSTPPRVGFVVSKSVGVAVVRHRVSRRLRHLFRDLAPRLPGGTLVVVRALPSAAQASSRELGADLMSALTKLRALDSTEEQHTTDHQ from the coding sequence GTGCTGTCCGCGGCCAACAGGCTCACCAGGAGCGCCGACTTCGGTCTGACCGTTCGCCGCGGCCGCCGAGCAGGCCGGTCACGCCTGGTCGTCCATCTCCTGCGACCGCAGGCACCGGAGTGCTCCGCACCGGCAGCACACGACGGTTGGCCCACCCGGGGCGGGAGTACACCGCCCCGGGTGGGTTTTGTCGTGAGCAAATCCGTCGGGGTGGCCGTCGTGCGGCACCGCGTGAGCAGGCGGCTGCGGCATCTGTTTCGCGACCTGGCCCCCCGGTTACCCGGTGGCACACTGGTAGTGGTCCGCGCGCTGCCGTCCGCGGCGCAGGCGTCCAGCCGGGAGCTGGGAGCGGACCTGATGTCGGCGCTGACCAAGCTGCGCGCGCTCGACAGCACCGAGGAGCAGCACACGACGGACCACCAGTGA
- the rpmH gene encoding 50S ribosomal protein L34 → MSKRTFQPNNRKRAKTHGFRLRMRTRAGRAIVAARRRRGRNKLTA, encoded by the coding sequence GTGAGCAAGCGCACCTTCCAGCCGAACAATCGTAAGCGGGCCAAGACCCACGGGTTTCGGCTGCGGATGCGGACCCGTGCCGGGCGCGCCATCGTCGCGGCCCGCCGCAGGCGGGGCCGCAACAAGCTGACTGCCTGA